The following nucleotide sequence is from Carassius gibelio isolate Cgi1373 ecotype wild population from Czech Republic chromosome A24, carGib1.2-hapl.c, whole genome shotgun sequence.
AGAATCGTTGCCATCTGGGATGGTGATGCTCAGGGATGCGTCGGTGTCATCGTTTTGAGCGTACTCACTGTACGGTGGAGGCTTCAGGTCATGTGCTGCACAAAAAGAGGAGAGTGCAAAGGTCACGCAAAAGGTTTGAAATGGAGATGCATGGAGACTTATAACAGTTTATTTCATTAGGTAACAATGTTatgcatttacagtaaaattacatctAATGCTGTGTTAAACCATTtactattttttactgtattatggtAAGCTAAACTACTGTTAAACcatttttagtgtaacaatttttttttaaacatttctgtggaaattattttttaaatgctagatAGACAGATAACAGAACACCAACATACCAACTTTTATTGACCACTAAATGtacaaatagataaaaaaaaaaaaaaaaagaacactattAATGCTAGCCACAAACCTTTAGCTACCATCTGCAGAACCAAAACTTCCAATGACTCGACTCAGTTTAAAATGCATGCTAACTAGCAAGGTCATTcttaaaaaattacataatttccTTTTTCATGTTGCAGGCCACTGCAAACCATAAATGCCTCATTTGGTCTTAAACGGCAAACAAAAGCAAATATTGTTAAACATTTCAACGGAAGAGGTGACAAACTACACGCAAAGCTTTTGGGGAAAATTGGGGTTTTCCTTTACTCAAATATCAGGAAACGTTGAAAATGCTGAATGATGTGGCATTGAAGGTTGGCAAAAACCACATCCTGCACCGGAGATATTATCCTTCACTCTTCTAGGTTGAAGGAAtcacattatatgcatgtgttgcaTCTTCTTGGAGATCTACTTACTGAAATTTGGTGTTCATAAACTCATGAGACATTGTTAGAGATGATGAGAGCACAAATGAAAAAGGAAAAGGGGGGAAATGCATAAGAAAGATATAGAAGAGAATGGAGCTGTTAGCCAGAATCTGCTGTTTGCATCCAATCCACACAAAGAAGATTTCCTTCTCTGCTGTTGAATGAACAATCAGTCTCAGCGCAGAAACTGAACTGATGCATTAAGCTTTAATTGCCAAATTCATTTCAACCTTTTCCAGGTTTTAAATGTCAATATCTGGCAGCTGGTGTACATAAACGTCCTTCTCAGCGTGCCAGTTATGAAACCTGCCAATTAAGAAGCATTGGTCTAATTTGGGATGGCTAATGTCCTCAGGCCCACTCTCCAACTGTTGCTCCCTCTTGTCATAAAATTGTCCCTGTTAACCATTTACAGAGCAGCAGAGTGGGTGAAAACAATACTTTGCCTAGAGATGTAATGTGACTGAGATGCTGTTTCTCAAATTAGGGTGAAGAGACATATTTACAGTTAATATAAGCCTTGAGATTTGACAGTCTCCTCGTATACGTATATATTCTTGGGGATTTTCCTGTAAACATATCTAACATTCCTGTATTAAACTTCTCACAGAGAAGCTTTTAGACTTGTGACACACGAGAGAGCGTCAGTGCAAGAGCTCATAGTTCaacacatttaatcatttacattCCAGCTGCGCTCTGAGCAATCACTTGGCAAAGCACTTTCAGGGATGATTTTAAGTGCAACAGTCTACATGGGCACTGCAAACAGTACCAGGATTTGCAATATACATAGAAtgctaaaataaagctaaatccATCCTCCAAACACAAATCACGTGCAACTAGAAAATGATTAGAAGACAAATTCCTATGTTTTGGTTTATGGTTAACTTTTTCGCAACACTCCACTGACCAAAAAAATTCCACGACAGTATAACAGAGGAATAAAAATGCCTtcttataaagagagagagagagataatttttttctatttctttgaAATACTATTACTAGGTTATTGCAaatggcaatctcattggctggtgctcacctACTGAGCAAATtagtttgaccgaacgcagacaacctgactaatattcatgaatccattactgttcttattagtagaattcgtattattattatcatcatcatcttatcagtattattgttagtttttccccttttttttacagaaacactgtaTGATCAAAGCACCACCATCAGTCCTAAATTTAGTTaaaatgtttatgcatgcatacatggttaccaagttttaattataattactgaagttctatcattaaataatacttgattatccaGATGTCATATTAAAGTGAAATATTGAAAGTGTACTTTCAGGTATTTAAAAAGCtgtgtcattttaaaaacattacaaacatacatacataacataCATGCCTACATATCTACATACACAAACACGttatatttatctttaaataaaaaaaaattaaaagaaattaatatggCAGTTTTTTTCTCTGTGGTATCGAAAATGGTATCAAATATCGTTATTTTTCAGGGTATCGTATAGAAGTTTGAAATTCCACTATCATGACAACACTAGTCTGAAGGTTTGGCTACGCGAGACTATGGAGACACTGTTtctcgttgtgaaagcgaaactactttgattggcttccaaaagaggaaacgactagaaatcagtggttgtatttacaacactgttccagaacagatcAATCCAAACatacagatgtgtgcagcgcattttatggaggacaaggactgtttcctgggagagtaCCCTACATTGCTATGTGTTCTAACAAATAATGCTGACTCAGAGTCTgaaagtacattttcatattaaaaggatttgccactgatgattcaaagcgaattttgagcagtgtagagtagtgcttgttgtttgtcatttctccaatcacaaatgcagacatagttTTATGATTACAAGGAGCAATGCAAcacttaaaaatacagtatatgtcattattaggggtgtaacgatacgcgtattcatattgaaccgttcggtacgaggctttcggttcggtacgcaactacgcattatgtaccgaacggttcgttggactaattatatttgagaaaaaaaaaaaaaataccagtgGCCTTTAAAGtgctacagtaaaaacatatCAACTTTCtaaattatcttgaaacaaataATTTTTGTCCCAGTGCAGACTGGGGTGTAGCCATAGAGTGAGTCAGTCTTACCTCCAGACACTGCCTCATATGGCGGCGGCATGTCCAGATGAGAAAGCGAAGATGATGGTGGAAGAGAGGCGGAGGGTTCGCCCACCGAGCCGTCCTCTTGAGCTTCGTACCAACTGGGCCAGATTGATGTCTGTGGAGCAGAGCAGCAGAGGGAGTTAAACACCCACAATCAGACGAGTATCAAACACAACAAGCTTCTGAGGTTGACGACTTCTGTTAAAGACTACTTTAGATACATGTGGCAGCAAAATGGTGGAATTGTGCAATCACTTTCCCGGGCCTACAAATGTGTTTATTACATACAAGACCTTGGAGTCTAAGTTTTGCTGGAAAACACCGTATTATATCAGTTTCATTATCTCAGACACTTATTTTCTGTGCAGCTTCATAGTTCTCACGAAATTTGCTTAGAGAAGTTCATCTTCTAGGTTGGATATTAATGGTCTGGTATTTCCCTTCTTGATTATGCTCagcaaagcagtttttttttttttttgcattaacaaGTTGACATTGTAATATACCGGCACACTGTAACTCCCCTAACAAATGATCTCATAAGACAGAATGCATTAGAAAAACTGTAGGatcgaaagagagaaaaaaaaaaaaaaaaaactactggcATGTGAACGTGCAATCAGGCCAAAAGTTTATCAACTCCCTGAACTGTTTGTTGTTAAAATGAGGGCATTTCCTGTGTGGCGAGCTACAGGCAGCTAGGGTTTCTAAAAATAGGCCTAATATATCACTCTCACCATTTCGGAAGAAACTGCAGTTAAATTGTTGCATAATCTAAAACATTATATCCTATTAAAATTCAGTTTGCATGAGTATGATgaaacaaatgttcagtaaaaaaaaagatttcaaagaatttccagtgaaatattataatagaaaCCCTACTTGAATAGCAAAGCTCTTTGGCTTGATATAGTCTTCAATATTTTAGCTCCAAATTACTTCCAGATGCTATTCTGAAAATAAGACTCTTTCTTTTAGAAAAAAGGCCATTTTCTGAATATAAAAAGCAGCATTATAGCTTCAAAAGTTAAAAGAGAGAAAACATTTCAGActcttttaaagaaagaaatcccATTTATAACACAGTCGCAGATGCCATAACTTGACTGTAAGAGTGAATATGCTTtagtcaaagtaaaaaaaaaaaaaaaaaaacactaaaatgttTTTCAGCCCTATCACGGCCTTCAGTTATGGGCCCAGCTTGTTCCATCAGGTCTGCTTCTCCAGGCTTTTTCAAAGACACTGGTTAGTTTTGACAAGTGCTGAATACCAACAAGAAAAATTTATCTCTAAAACAGAAAAGCTCATGCACCCAAGAACTGACACATCTGTCCTCAGTTTGGGTTAACAGATCCCTGTTGTAGCTTTAAGTTTAGAGAGTAAAGTGTTTATTacgagtcaaaaaaaaaaaaaaaaaaacgtaaaagtaAAAAGTTCACCAATACCCTCGCTGTAGGTGAATGAAACATACATAACATGCACAGAAAATGTCAATTGCTAAATTTCCACTGAATGCACACTTCCAGTCAGTTAGAGAACCGACCAAACTGAAACCTGAGAGCAGAATTTCCTGTGTTTAGATATTAAAGATTCTCCTACAGACGTCATTCTATAATAAAGggtatattgtgatatattacatttaatacaactatatttattaacaatttaatCCTGCAGCTCCtgtaatttttagcagccattactacagtctccagtgttacatgatccttcagaaatcattattttatgttgaattggatgctaaaaaaaatatttcctattTGTGCATAATATCTgcctggatttttttttcttttttcagaaatctttgatgaacagaatgtTTGAAAGAACAGAATTTAAAGAATAAACTATTTGTAACAGtctcttttgataaatttaatgcaactTTGttgaaagtatataaaaaaagtaaatcttACAGACTCTTAACTTTTTTTCACAgtagtgtatacacacacacacacatacatatatacatatatacatatatatatatatatatatatatatatatatatatatatatatagagagagagagagagagagagagagagatatctatatatatctatatatctatatctatctatatatctatatctatatatctatatatatacacacacacacacacactcatatacaaagatgcatctcaaaatagAATGTCGTGGAAAGGTTCATTTCagtaactcaaattgtgaaacaagtgtattaaataaattcagtgcacaaagactgaagtagtttaagtctttggttttttaaatagttttggctcacatttaacaaaaacccaacaacTCACTATCTTAAACtataatatggtgacatgccaatcagctaatcaactcaaaacacctgcaaaggttatCGAGCCTTCTAAATGGTCTCTCAGtggggctgtgcgatatggacaaaaaaaagaaaagaaaaaaaaaaaagaagaaaacctataacgatttttttgatcaattctgcaaactttacagtcataaatgcattcagtataaatgtgaaacatttctaaaaaaaacaaaaacaatgagagCTTtctcaaaaagttgtaacatatctctagaacagacttaagtcaaaataatcactaagtaaagatgtcaaataaAAGGTCtagatgtatataaaataaaacttgtgtccagggattttttttttcttttttgcctcaggtgttgaaatggATTTGCCGAAGGTTCACACGTACTCTgtttgcagtgcgtatacagtatgtgtatgcggttcagaagcagcagcAAGAGCACGTTATTGTTAcatgaaagcacattaaaattatGTGCGAGCGCGAATCTCTCCGCTCGCATGCAAATTTCCTTTGATCTGTTATAAAACCAGACGCGCATGCTCAGATACATGCTGCTCTCGCCCGGAGAGAGTGTgggcacttaaaacgtgtcttcTCTCACTCAAACGGtttcctgtgcactcacaattctctctatgctcatgcgctagatattaaatatttggcTGGCTGttaacagagtgctgtatccaagcatgttaacagaaagttgagtggaaggaaaaagtaaaaaaaaaaaaaaaaaaaaaaaaaaaatgcacaaccaactgagagaaccgcagccttatgaggtttgtcaagcaaaatcgattaaaATTTTTTAGTGAACATAAGAAATGGACAGAGGCTGGGGACAAGgaatacagacgtgtcaaggaacttggctacagttgttgtattcttcttgttaagccactccggAACCACAGAAAATGTCAGCGGGATTTTacatgggctaaggagaagaagaactggactgttgcccagtggtccaaagtcctcttttcagatgagagcaagtttggTATTTAATttagaaaccaaggtcctagagtctagaggaaggctggagaagctcatagcccaagttgcttgaagtccagtgttaagtttcctcAATCTGTGATGGTtaggggtgcaatgtcatctgctggtgttggaccattgtgttttttttaaaaacaaaagtcaCTGCAACCGattaccaagaaattttgaagcacttcatgcttccttccgCTGACCaggtttttgaagatgctgatttcattttccagcaggatttggcacctgcccacactgccaaaagcaccagaagttggttaaatgaccatggtgttggtgtgcttgactggccagcaaactcaccagacctgagcCCCAGAGAgtatctatgggctattgtcaagaggaaaatgagaaacaagagactgaAAAATGCagttgagctgaaggccactgtcaaagaaatctgggcctccataccacctcagcagtccCACAAACTGTGACACAAAcagatcacctccatgccacgccgaattgaggcagtgattaaagcaaaaggagcccctaccaagtattgagtacatgtacagtaaatgaacatactttccagaaggacaTACTttttcttatgaagtattctaatttgttgattgagatgcacctgtagtttaattttttttttttttttttagttttagagattttttttttttgaaaaagaaaaaagtcttatgaagtattctaatttgttgagatagtgaattgttgggcttttgttaaatgcgagccaaaatcatcacaattaaaagaaccaaagacttaaactactccagtctttgtgcactgaatttatttaatacaagagtttcacaatttgagttaatttactgaaataaatggacttttccacaatattctaatttattgagatgcactcatatatatatatataatatatatatatatatatatatatatatatagagagagagagagagagagagagagagagataatatttagttttattaggtGACATTAACGgtttcaaactcaaaaagaaaaaaggaaaagagtAAGAGACATTTATTTTGGTGTAATCTAAAACTGACTGAACAATGATGAGGGTTACACAGtggatttaaatacattttcagtgctTAATCACAATATCCTTTTCCCCTTACTTGATCAAAGGCAAAAAGATTTGTCTATTAGCTTAATATCAGTCTTTGCCATTAAGCTAGTCAAATCTACTGTAAAATGCCACTTGAAGTCAACAGAAGacactataatatattatacttaTTGTCTCGCTGAATGTACAATGCGTTCATGAGATCAACACAGAACTGCACAGGAAGCTAAACTATTTCATGTTTCCAAACATTGATCATATCAGCAGCTGTTGACTCACAGCCAAGCTGACCACACCTTgagaaaaaaaggggaaaaacagcATCTGATTGGACAGAAATTTTTAGTTTACTCACATTTTGTCTCTCGCAGACCTGGTGCAGGTACGCACGCCCTCCAACAATGACGATCTGAGCGTTTCGGGGATTGCTGAGGTACGCGGCCAGCTGTCTTTGTCTTGAACGATACCAGCAGATGTAGAAGAAGATCttaatcataataaatattatgacGACtctaaaacaagacaaagaacAAGTTTAAAGTCTCAAAAGCATgagcatgactgaaaaaaaaaaccaataaCAACAAAATCAACAATGACACAATGATAAAGCACAAATGAGGCAATGCAAGTGTAATCATATCAAAACTTACATGTACCAGTACAGCTCCATGTTTCTCACCACTTGGTTTCAATTACCATAATCAGCTTCCAAGCTCTCAAACAGAAATATGAACCAATACCAGAGAGCTTGGTAAGATCTGCAAAGAAAATGTCAATTTGAGATCCAGGCAATATTGATTTACTCATGATCATTATAATAATCAACCAGTCAACCGATCTCATGTTTAAAACAGCTCAGATTCTTATGGTCACACtagaaacatttaaaacagactttatttttaatatattgtgtaACAAACAAGGTTGGGTTACTGTTACATAAGCAGAAAAGTCCAAACAAACTCTCACAAGCACACGTTTAGTTCaccaacataaacaaacacacacaaacatcacatGGGGACACCAGCCCTTTAAATCCACTCATATGACTTTTGCTAGTTATATAAGGTTAATATAACTTGTCATAAAGAAAAGCAGCTCACCTTTAAACCGTTTTAAGAGGCGTTATAATCCGTTTTAGGCAGCTATCGAAGCATCTGCTCCTCATTTAAGTTGCGCGGAGGAAGTCGCTTTGCTAACGGGCTACAAAATATGTTTAACGTTACCTTCATAAAACGGAAACACCGACTCCTGGGTATAATTTTTCGAGCTGCTCGGCCTTCACTGGCTGCTTTTAGGACGAGTGTGGCTCCTCGCTCTGTTAGTAAACGCTAATACTTGAGAGCCTCAAAGGGCTTCCGAGAAACCTTGAGGGCTGTGTGTTTTTTCCATGAGCAAACGGAGGGATTTTCTTGTAGTTCTTCTGTCTCGCCAGGCGTCTTGCACTTCCGTGGAGTCATGGGAGAAGAACGTCAAATTAAAAGTCCTTCGCCGTTTATTTTACGTTTTTGTTGTCgtaatttaatcatttagatgtagatgtattattataactattatttatgtaagtttaaaataaaatcgtAGATATGCTGCTAAGACCTCGCAAGCGTCCACGGAGTAACGTtagctatatattttatttgtaatgttttatatattcttatttatCATTCGCCTGCTGCGTTTCGTATTTAAAGTTCGTAAGAACTGTTCAAAAATAGAAATAAACGGGGAAATGAAGAGTTCATGATTGCAAGGTTAAATTAATAACTATAAGttgatatatgtatatgttattgAACAATctcatttcaaataaatctgGACAATAAAAACAGGTTTGAACTTACATACTACCTGTATATGGAAAATTAAAGTTAATTTAGTTATCTGTCAGTTACATATTTTTGCCATTATTTGTCCACTTGCTAATTTTCTTTTTACCATTTGTTATTCTTCTGTATAACAATgacaatgtatattttttaataaatgttcacttaatttaaaagaaacataAGGAAATATAAAATTAGTATAGTCAAATTTACAATGCAATAAATGTTTCAAAGGAAGAACAATTCTATATGAATTCTATAATTGATCTTTATTTCAAATtacaaattttataataaaaaccatGCAAATCCTTTCACAAAATACAAGATGTTTTAATACAAGCACACTCGAAATATCTAGATCATCACAAGTTTATGTAGACTACTCTGTGGATGATCAATCCAACAAAATCCAAACGTGACAAATCCAATTCCGATTCAGTTATCAAAGCTTAAATTCAATTGTCAGAGCTCGTCTGCTACTGAAATTCCCAATACTGCATAACACTGTTGAAACCCATTTTATCTGTTGTCTTCAATGACGATTGTCCTCCTGGGATACGAGTCTATGTCTACAAAGATATACCTGAATTCATATTTTCCAGTCTCAGGATTCTGTCGGAAGAAGCAGTAGTTTGTCATATACAGTATGGTTCTACGTGAAACTAATATAACCATTTTTACTGAGAAGTTTAAATGTACCTCCTTTGACTCAGAATGAACAGTTCCCCGTAATCCTGGTTCAGATCCCTCAATGTAAAATTTCAGCCGCATGTACTTGAGTCCATCCTTCATGTACTCAACATGACTGAAGGAAAAATCTTGTTAGCCATTTGTCAAGTGTaacagaagtgtttgtattaattaaaagtcttaattttaCCTGACTTGTTGTCTTCTTCCACGCCGACTGGTCTCCCCAAAACCTTTGATGGGCTCTCCAAAAGCTCCAATGACCTTTATATACAGCAAATACCAGATTTAATCAGTCATTTGACATATTGGTTTGTACATctttatagtttaaaataaatgaatcccCATATGCTGACCTCTGGGTGAGATCTGCATCTCTCAAAAGCTTGCCCATAAATTTTGCTCGGGCTTGAAGAGGAAAACAGCTCTTGAAAAACCACATACAGCAGTCCACCTAATAAGGATGACAACCAGATCATTTATTAAACTCTTAAACATACACAATTTAATTTAGTATTCTTTAATAGAGCTCTATGATAAATACCATCATCAAACAGATGTTTGAACCAGAGCCAGATCATGGTCCCATAAGGCCATGGGTAGACATGTTTAGATCAGtgctaatttaaataaagctgaattaaaataaaatataaatatttgattaaaaatgacaagacattacaaaaaaaaaaatataaaaaatggttaactagctaaaataaatataagtacACAAAtctctaaaactgaaataaaaagaaattaaaactacaggtgcatctcaataaattagaatgtcgtgaaaaagttaatttatttcagtaattcaactcaaattgtgaaactcatgtattaaattaaatgcacacagactgaatgaagtctttggttattttaattgtgaagattttggcacacatttaacaaaaactatccaattcaccatctcaacaaattagaatacttcataagaaaatgtatggccttctggaaagtatgttcatttactgcacATGTACAAGGACAAGGAAACAATGTGATATCACGTGTGCAAGACCGGAGTTCTCACGTAAGActgggattattattaaaaatggtaaGCAGCTTGCAATACGAATTGCCTGTGCGCTGATTTGCAGCGAAaacaagaaacagaaaataaatatatggaGGAGGAAATGGTTGGAGAGACGCAAGCCATGCCTGCTGATATTATGGTCTATAACTCCTCCCCAAACTCCCAGCTGCTTTGTATCTTGCGCTCCCATTGGCTGTCGATCTTTGCCGCTGTACTTTTCTGTCAGAACACTTTTCACACAGCATGATTTTGAATCGCCGacaggtccagatatttagcattaCAAATATCTCACGGGCGTCTCGACTCATCGGCGATTCTCTCAGATCAGGTTTTTGCTAATTCACACTGCATTATTGTCATTCACATGAATGAGCACTGATTTGCCTGTGATTTCGGGCATTTGTCGGTGATTTCTCAAAACCTGAAATCGTACAGTCTGAAAATCATACAGTCTGAACTTGTCCTTAAACTactccagtctgtgtgcattgaattaagGTCCCTCAGCATGATGGTCCAATCGAGCCCTGGTTCCTGCCAAATCAAACACATCACGTCACCTGTTACACTGATTCCAATGAGCACCACAATCAAATAGGTGAAGTCTTTGCCAGCTTGTTTAACTGTTGAGGAAAGATAAAACAGAATCAGACGTTTAAATACTGAGTAGCTATAATGAATCATATAATGAAacatcatgtaaacactacagaaCGTTTTGCCACAAACTCAACTGACAAATAATTTGTACAGaaattataaatagtataaatacaaataaacagcacaaatatccctttaaagtggaagtgaagcagtcagttaagtttattatttagccaggataaaaaataaaaaaaaaagctttgggtagcactttttttaagtttcattagttaacgttagttaatacAGCAGTTACTAATAAGTAACAAAGATGAATATATTTGTTACTCTATGTCAGTTCTGGTCCATTAAATATTATcagcagacacaacttttgatttaaaaaatgaaaattataataatgtttaaaaaaataatttaattgttattgttatatttatgtgtttttttttttatttttgtaaagtgtAGTGTAAGAATAATTTTGTTTTCTAGTGACAGTGGTTGATAACACCGATTCCTAAGcctaactatggtatttttttactATGGTACCTCATAGTAATTTAGGTTACTATGTTATTGTTGTGCTGCACGTACCTTTCTGCGCCGCAGACGGGATTGGAGGTGTGTGGGAACTTCTGGAAACTGACACCTGGTCCGTGTCCTTCTGCCCATCGCTCCTACTACAGACATGAACTCCTGTGTAAAGCGAGCGAGAGGGATAAAATGTCCACGTGGATGCAGGACATCGGGGTGTTTCATAAACAGGTCGTGAAGCGGAGATGTGTTGTGGTAATCTGACATGCACACGGTTTAATATATGCTGCAGACA
It contains:
- the timm21 gene encoding mitochondrial import inner membrane translocase subunit Tim21-like, which gives rise to MMYSVFRIGRTSKCLQHILNRVHVRLPQHISASRPVYETPRCPASTWTFYPSRSLYTGVHVCSRSDGQKDTDQVSVSRSSHTPPIPSAAQKVKQAGKDFTYLIVVLIGISVTGGLLYVVFQELFSSSSPSKIYGQAFERCRSHPEVIGAFGEPIKGFGETSRRGRRQQVSHVEYMKDGLKYMRLKFYIEGSEPGLRGTVHSESKENPETGKYEFRYIFVDIDSYPRRTIVIEDNR